One Mycteria americana isolate JAX WOST 10 ecotype Jacksonville Zoo and Gardens chromosome 7, USCA_MyAme_1.0, whole genome shotgun sequence genomic window, TCAGAATATCCTGTGTCTCCCTTTACTGCAGTTcttgacaagaaaaacaaattaaatccaCCATACAAGAGAGATCTCTTTCACATTTgattccccttttctttctgtagcatCTGAAAGCAGGACTGTACACATCTTTAATTGGTGTAAATAATTTTGTCggctttaaaatggaaaatgccGGTACTTTGATTAAGTTGAAAGAAATCAATCTCTCTCTAGCCTTTGTGGACACGTTTTTTAATCTCTTGACAAGAGAGATGTAATCTCTATAAATGCATTAGGGCCCTATTGCATCAAGCGTTATACACAGAGTAATTTACAATCTTCCACAGTCTTGAGAGACAAGTCAGTGAAGAGCAATGTATAGAAATCCCTGTACAGATCAGATGTACTCTTACTGTAGCACTTCAGATGGATAGATGTAAAAGAGAATGTGTGCTTACTGTCCAGTGGAAGTTAAATGAAATAGATTTTACTTAATGCTCATCAACCTAACGGGAGATGATGACGACGCTGAAATCTGTAGTAATTCGTGGTTCTTGTGAGGGAAGCATTGCTGTTGGCAACGCCTTCATTGTCAGGAATGCGGAAAGCAAAATGCGAAGTTGCGAGTATCGTCAGGAGATCCCCTGCAGGCCATGGGTTAATATTGAGCAGTATGGTGACTTTCGTTGTTGTGCAATCGGTGAGAATGAGACATGAAGGAAAAATGTGCCATAAAATAGCATGATCTTAGAAATTAAGTGTTAGCAGTTGAACCAAACCCAAACTCTGGCAATTCTGGAATTAGAAACCAGGTTCTTCCTTTAGTGGGAGAGAGGAGATATCTTCCAGGCTTGACTGACATCTGTTAGTTCCAGAAAGTTTGTCTTCCTAAGCCatgatttatttgaaaactgcttCTTAAAGCTCATTTTATATTTAAGAAGAGTGTGACAACTATAGTTAAGAATGAATCTCTATTCTATCTGGTGAGTTCTTGCATGCTTGGCCTGTGCATGGTCTGTTTTCTTGTTACTCTTGGAGTGTCTGCTAGCAATTAGCTCTTCGCTCCTAGAGGCTGTGCCACAGAGGACCGTGTCCTGCTCTGTTGGAGTCTCATGACCTTATGTAGGTCTGTGCTTTGGGGGTGTTCCTCACGAAAGccctaattttttttgtttttccttccagtcaTGTGTCCCTTTTCACTGATTGCATTGGATAATCTGTTTCTGATTACAGGTGAAAGAAGCAGTGAAACATGCCCTAAGCGTGGGTTATCGCCACATCGATTGCGCAGCAGCTTACAGCAATGAAGCAGAGATCGGTGAGGCTTTCCAGGAGTGCCTTGGGCCCAATAAGGTAAAAACACAAGAGCCACCATGCTGACTGCATGTTGTATCAAAATTTACAACTGTGACCTGAAAGCAGGCTATAAAGTTAACATTTGTGGCTTTTCCTCCTGGTCTATCccagctgtttgtttttaatcaggaGCAGGCATGAAATTTGTAGAAGCTGGAATGATTAATTGCTTAGTTTCTCTCCTCCAACCATCCTGGCTGTAGCCATCCTGGCTGTCAGGAGGATGAAAGATTGTCAGGAATATTTGCATGGAAActacagaaaatgccttttttaattttgctgcccccccccccccccccccccccccccccccccgtatccCAATTTGAGTGTTCAAAAAATTGGAGGTTCCCAGAATCACtagttaaaatggaaaatatttgccatGATATATATGAAAAGTTACCCTAGTTTGCCAGTCTAGAATAGCATGCAATGGTGGGTAACCACAGCAAATTCGGTGACTGTGAGTTTTTTGGTTATAGATCAAATATGAGTAAGTAAAtacgtactttttttttttttttttttttttaaacagtgattgCATTTGGAGGTTTGGTAACTGTGACTCTAGGGTCTGCAGTGAGAGTCCATGGGCTAAATATAAAGTAATGTGACAGGCATTCCTATGGATGACCTCAGGTGGAATCTTAAATTCATCCCCTTGCTCTTGTTGGCTGGAGGGGCCAGAAGGATTACCTGTACAGCCTCAGAGCTCCTGGAAGGAAAGTTCTTAagttcctgctttcctgctgctcttgCCTTGGCTTTAGGGCAATCTCTTTGTTATGTGATTAGCTTGAGAGAGGCTGTTTTCAATTTGCCCCAAGGATTCCTTCCTACTAGATACGGTAACTAATATAGGGAAGCATAGGACTCTCTTATTCAGTTCCTATTAACTAGCTAACTTAAAactagaatttttaaaacatctttctctTTGAATACAACAGTCATATGTGAAACACACAAATAACTGAATGGTTGGAGGAGAGAAACTAAGCAATTAATCATTCCAGCTTCTACAAAGTATAGACTTGAGTGAAACTTGGTTCTACATAAGTCAGTGAGAAGTGCCCTCTGATGGTGTTCTGTGCTTCAGCTTGCCAAATATGATCTCCCTTTCATGTTTTATATTTCCTAGTTAATCAACTTTCCATTTGTATCATTTCTGCATCTTACCCTTCCAATACAGGGTATAGGGCGCTCAGTTCTTAGTGTGTTCCTCCCAGAACCTAGAAACTCAAGTGCAGAGGTTTGGGGAAACTTCTTCTGTCTATTTTCCCACACTCTTTCCATGAGAAGCATTCTTGGTTTATAACATGTGATGAGTATAGTACGTTAGCTGGTTGTGCCTAGAATATGTGAATTGCTAAATAGAAATCACGAAATTTACATATGAATAAACTGAGTAATCTTTCTTTTGGCCACATCACACTTAGTAGTGGCTTTAACCCTTGAACTGGAAAGTTTggaaaagagtgtgtgtgtgtggaggggattgttttatttttcaaaacttttaataAATTGCTAAGTATTTGGTATACTTTAGGACTTGTTAATgtaactgtgtatttctcttgcTCTTCTCCGTCCAGTATATTTTTTGAAAGGTTTAATTTGTAGGTTCCATGtattacacccccccccccaattgttCTATTTGTTTTAAAGCTAGTTGGGGAATTGCTACAATGCTCTTCCTGAACTTATTCCTGTAAATTATGTTCTCCTCCCTTTCTTAAAGGTTATAAAAAGGGAGGACCTGTTTGTAACATCAAAGCTCTGGAATACCAAGCACCACCCAGAAGACGTAGAGCCAGCGCTAAGGAAGACGCTTGGAGATTTGAAACTGGATTACCTGGACCTGTACCTCATGCACTGGCCTCACGCCTTTGAGTAAGTTCTACCTGGAAAgggcacagaaagcagaaaccCCAGTTTTACTTAAATGGCTGGTGTTATGTCCTGAGGAGCTTCTTTCTGGGCTGTGAATTTCTTCCTGTGTATACTGCCTGCAAGATGTGTTTAAGTGTGGCTAATAGTGCAGTCCTACAGACTGTAATGTAGACACTCTTTTCTACCCATAACCTCTACACTTACTCATGTTTGGTCCATTCATTCACAGAAACAATTGTTGGAATTTCATTCTTCTTTGAATTTCAGTTGGGTGAGAATTTGCTGACTGTTATATTTGTAGCCAGTCTGTAAACATACAGTAGAGGAGacaaaatttctggttttgtgtagaAGTACTGTAAATAGAAAAGGGATAATTGTTCTCGTTATTTAGCAATGATGAGGCTGGAAAAATGGGTATTAAGTCTTCATTTAAAATCTTTAAGCAATTACTTAAATTTTTTAATAGTGAGAACAACTACGTAATGAAATTAGGATCACTAAACTTCTGACAGTTTGGCATGGGTGCCAAAGTGAGGTAGCTGAAAGAAGTCTACCTGGGAAAAAGTAATAAAGCTTTATGGGACAGGTTTCTATACTGAAGCTTGACATCTTGCACAAGCTGAAAATTTGGCTTGCTGTGAGGTAAAATCTTTGTTGAGTTTAAAATATATTGGAAGTTAAAATAGTCTAGGGTCTTCATCTAGGCATTGGGGAAGTATGGCAGCTATTCTTGGTTCTGCTATTGACCTACATGGTAACCTTGAGGAAGTCCTGTCACTGCTTTGTGCCTTAGTTTTActtatctgtaaaatgagaattaaGTGCTTTGTAAAGACAACAGCACTTTTTGCTAGTAGTTGTTAACTGTAACTGGAGTGGCCAAGCACATGTAGTGTCACGGTGGTATCTGTATGAGGAGGAAATGAAAATCACTTCATATGACACTTTAATTCTATGATTTGAGGAAATATGAGATGAAAAAATTCTCCAGTGAAGTGCTAAATGCACTTATCCTACAACCCCATCAGAAGCAGAGTtccctgctttattttcttgtagaTGTGGAAGCAGTTCCGCTCACCCCACCCCTACAATCAGtaaaaaggtggggggggaatAAATCTCCTGACAAGATGTTTGCATGGAGATTTCACTCAACAGGGGAAACCCTGTCAGTTTAAGGGGCTTCTCTCTGTTCTGCACATTTGAGaacgttttttttccccttctagtcATATGAACTGAATTTTACAAAGCACACAACACTGATGATAAAAGGAAAGACGCTCAAAGTGTAAATATATTCCTCAGCATAACAGAATGAGGAAGTGTTTTCAACTAGAGCTGGTTTGGAGGAAGAACTGTTAAAAATTCCCCCTATtgtgaaacagtttttttttcccagttgattggaaaaaaacattaaacattgCTTTGATAATAACACAACACAAATAATGATTTGTATTTAGATATTACTACTATTTAAATGTGCTTGATGTTGTGGAAACTGTTGATAAAACTGACGTTCTAATAAAGCAGTATTATGTTTTCTCATTGGAAGCTGTTCACTCTACAGTTTTCCATTAGCTGTACTTCAACTGTTTCAATGCATGGTTATCTATAATGCCTATTGTATTGGGAAGCTAAGCAAAAGAATGTTATTTACACATAAATTAAAATAGTCTTCTGGATGAAAATCACAGTGCCTCTAGGTCTTGAAAATTGATCTCTCACTTAATAAATTACTCTTGACATATGAGGCTGCTTTTCTGAGTTGGGAGCTCATAAGGTTTTCAGAGTTATTTTTGATTCCAGATCTATCAATGACCTGAACAAGAACCAtctccccttgtccccagctACTGCCATTTCTCACACCATTCTCTGCTTAGGTAGAGCAATGTAAGACAGTCTCTGAGATCTAAGCTAGCAGAGTCCTGCAGTGGTCATGAAGCAGCACTCTTCCAGTGGGACTGCTCGCACCGCTTCAAGCATGGACTTCTCAGAGACCAGTCACAGCCCTTTGGCAGTGCGGTGGTGTCACCTGGCATAACCAtgttctttgtgtgtgtttttttttttttaatttaattttattttttaaatgcattggtATGACTAACTGGAAACACATCCAACCCACAATCAACGTGTACAGGTTAAGACCTCTGTAAGAATCTGCGCTTGTAGAGAGTGCTAACACTGCCACAGAATACAGGGGGAGTAGGAAAGCCGGCATACTTGGAATGCAGTCTCTCCTAGTCCCACTTAAACCAAGATTCCTTTGGTAGCAGCTCCAAACAGACTATGAAGAATATTAGTCCTCCCtcaaaaacaaattgaaaaactAAAGCCGCCTTCTGAATTGCTGCTCTCTAAATCGGCTGTTTCGCTAGGATCAAAGTgtgcaaagagctgctgctgtgtaTACGGTGGCTTATCCGTTCTGTGTAGTCACTACTGTATAGACAAGTAGTTCAAAGTACTGTATAACAAGTTTACATAGGAAAGACTgtatgcaaaataatttcttataggTTAAATCAGCATAATGGAATTCAACAGACAAATTTGCTCAGTTTGTACTCTACCCTCCAAACTATGTATAAGCTTTTGAGAATACTTTGAGGAAAGTTTCTTTTAGTgaagaaataacataaataatgTGGTATATGTACTTACATTTTACCTTTGATGCTGTAGACGAGGGGACAATCTCTTCCCAAAGAATCCTGATAACACAATGCGCTATGATTACACTGATTACAAGGATACCTGGAAGGCTATGGAGAAGCTGGTAGAAAAAGGTCTTGTGAAAGCCATTGGGCTGTCAAACTTCAACAGTCGTCAGATTGATGATGTACTAAGTGTGGCTACTGTCAAACCAGCTGTGCTCCAGGTAAGATGAATGTCAAGGAGAGGATGAATACCTTTCCTATGTGTCCGTAGGAGTGAAGAATTTGCAAACCAATGCTACGTGTTTAGCACAAGGGGTGCAGCTTCTGATGTACAGGGAAGAGTATAGCCAGCTCTGCAGGAGTAGGCACACAGAGGCGGTCTTTCCAGGTAAATTAATTTGTTGGGGAGGAGGCCTGTATCCGTGTTCTGTGGCCATTTATACCTGCTTAGTTGACAGGTCTGTGGAAGAGTTCGTCTTCCCTCTGAGGATCATTTTACTCTATAAGAAAGAAAGACTGTGAGGGAGTAACTTGAATTCCTTCTATAGAGAGCTTCCTTGCTTGTTGGATGATCTGTTTGGTACATGGGGAAAATGCAGCACTCTAAACTTAGGCAATCTATTCTCCTTTTCCTGTAAACTTAGCCTACGAGACACTTCTTCATTCTCCTTAACTTAAGCCTTATCCTCATAAGGTTTTCCAGAATCTGGAATGACCTGTGATGTGTTTGGTTCTACTGTGCTTTTGACTTCCTGTTTGTTTAGAGTTTTGTGTTGATATCTGTTCTCTAGCCACTCATTGTGGGTCATTTTAATAGGTCGAATGCCATCCTTACCTAGCTCAGAACGAGCTGATTGCTCACTGCCAGAAACGAGGACTGGT contains:
- the AKR1A1 gene encoding aldo-keto reductase family 1 member A1 isoform X2, with protein sequence MSAAWDFVALHTGQKMPLIGLGTWKSERGQVKEAVKHALSVGYRHIDCAAAYSNEAEIGEAFQECLGPNKVIKREDLFVTSKLWNTKHHPEDVEPALRKTLGDLKLDYLDLYLMHWPHAFERGDNLFPKNPDNTMRYDYTDYKDTWKAMEKLVEKGLVKAIGLSNFNSRQIDDVLSVATVKPAVLQVECHPYLAQNELIAHCQKRGLVVTAYSPLGSPDRMWKHPDEPVLLEEPGIKKLAEKYSKSPAQIILRWQVQRKVVAIPKSVTPARIQQNLQVFDFSLTEEEMSHIGGLNKNWRYIVPMITVDGKLVARDAGHPHYPFNDPY
- the AKR1A1 gene encoding aldo-keto reductase family 1 member A1 isoform X1 — encoded protein: MLGGVRAKMSAAWDFVALHTGQKMPLIGLGTWKSERGQVKEAVKHALSVGYRHIDCAAAYSNEAEIGEAFQECLGPNKVIKREDLFVTSKLWNTKHHPEDVEPALRKTLGDLKLDYLDLYLMHWPHAFERGDNLFPKNPDNTMRYDYTDYKDTWKAMEKLVEKGLVKAIGLSNFNSRQIDDVLSVATVKPAVLQVECHPYLAQNELIAHCQKRGLVVTAYSPLGSPDRMWKHPDEPVLLEEPGIKKLAEKYSKSPAQIILRWQVQRKVVAIPKSVTPARIQQNLQVFDFSLTEEEMSHIGGLNKNWRYIVPMITVDGKLVARDAGHPHYPFNDPY